From a single Cnuibacter physcomitrellae genomic region:
- the gatB gene encoding Asp-tRNA(Asn)/Glu-tRNA(Gln) amidotransferase subunit GatB: MARDELMDFDEALERFEPVLGFEVHVELNTKTKMFSSAPNFFGGEPNTNITPVDLGLPGSLPVVNGQAVRYSISLGLALGCSIAESSRFARKNYFYPDLAKNYQISQYDEPIAFDGQVDVELSDGRIITVPIERAHMEEDAGKLTHVGGATGRIQGAEYSLVDYNRAGVPLVEIVTRPIFGAEKDAPEIAKAYVATIRDIVIALGISDARMERGNLRCDANVSLRPRGQEKLGTRTETKNVNSLRSVERAVRYEIQRQAAILAKGGTITQETRHWHEDTGATSAGRPKSDADDYRYFPEPDLLPVVPSAALVEELRAALPEPPAARRRRLKSEWAFTDLEFQDIANAGLVASVEQTIAAGSAPQSARKWWSGEISRLANAREVDAATLVSPEHVAQLVALVDAGTLTDRLARQVLEGVVDGEGSPQEVVDARGLAVVSDDGALIAAIDEALAAQPDVLAKIRDGKVQAAGAVIGAVMKAMRGQADAARVRELVLERASAE; encoded by the coding sequence ATGGCCCGCGACGAACTGATGGACTTCGACGAGGCCCTCGAGCGCTTCGAGCCCGTGCTGGGCTTCGAGGTGCACGTCGAGCTCAACACCAAGACGAAGATGTTCTCCTCCGCCCCCAACTTCTTCGGCGGCGAGCCCAACACGAACATCACCCCGGTCGACCTCGGACTCCCGGGATCGCTGCCCGTGGTCAACGGTCAGGCGGTGCGGTACAGCATCTCGCTCGGGCTGGCGCTCGGCTGCAGCATCGCCGAGTCGAGCCGGTTCGCGCGGAAGAACTACTTCTACCCCGACCTGGCGAAGAACTACCAGATCTCGCAGTACGACGAGCCGATCGCCTTCGACGGCCAGGTCGACGTGGAGCTCTCCGACGGCCGGATCATCACGGTGCCCATCGAGCGCGCCCACATGGAGGAGGACGCCGGCAAGCTGACGCACGTCGGCGGCGCGACCGGTCGCATCCAGGGTGCCGAGTACTCGCTGGTCGACTACAACCGCGCGGGCGTGCCGCTGGTCGAGATCGTCACGCGCCCGATCTTCGGCGCCGAGAAGGACGCCCCGGAGATCGCGAAGGCCTATGTCGCGACCATCCGCGACATCGTCATCGCCCTCGGCATCTCGGATGCTCGGATGGAGCGCGGCAACCTCCGCTGCGACGCCAACGTCTCCCTTCGGCCGCGCGGCCAGGAGAAGCTCGGCACCCGCACCGAGACGAAGAACGTGAACTCGCTGCGCTCGGTCGAGCGGGCGGTGCGCTACGAGATCCAGCGGCAGGCCGCCATCCTCGCCAAGGGCGGCACCATCACCCAGGAGACCCGGCACTGGCACGAGGACACCGGCGCCACCTCCGCGGGCCGGCCCAAGTCCGACGCCGACGACTACCGGTACTTCCCCGAGCCCGACCTGCTGCCCGTGGTGCCCTCCGCGGCGCTCGTCGAGGAGCTGCGTGCCGCTCTGCCCGAGCCGCCCGCGGCCCGTCGCCGACGGCTCAAGAGCGAGTGGGCGTTCACCGACCTCGAGTTCCAGGACATCGCGAACGCCGGTCTCGTCGCCAGCGTCGAGCAGACCATCGCCGCAGGATCCGCCCCGCAGTCCGCCCGCAAGTGGTGGTCGGGCGAGATCTCGCGTCTGGCGAACGCCCGTGAGGTCGACGCCGCCACGCTCGTGTCGCCCGAGCACGTCGCGCAGCTCGTCGCGCTCGTCGACGCCGGGACGCTCACCGACCGCCTCGCCCGTCAGGTGCTCGAGGGCGTCGTCGACGGAGAGGGGTCGCCCCAGGAGGTCGTCGACGCGCGGGGCCTGGCCGTGGTCTCCGACGACGGCGCGCTGATCGCCGCGATCGACGAGGCCCTCGCCGCGCAGCCCGACGTCCTCGCCAAGATCCGCGACGGCAAGGTGCAGGCCGCGGGTGCGGTCATCGGCGCCGTGATGAAGGCGATGAGGGGTCAGGCCGACGCGGCTCGCGTGCGCGAGCTCGTCCTCGAGCGGGCCTCCGCCGAGTAG
- the gatA gene encoding Asp-tRNA(Asn)/Glu-tRNA(Gln) amidotransferase subunit GatA, with protein MQHAHEIIRLDASALAEKLAAGEVSSVEATRAHLDRIGAVDGDVHAFLHTDSELSLAAAEEIDRRRAAGEQLHALAGVPLAVKDVIVTNDMPTTSGSRILEGWRPPYDATVMTKVRAAGLVPIGKTNMDEFAMGSSTEHSAYGPTRNPWDLERIPGGSGGGSAAAVAAFEAPLALGSDTGGSIRQPAHLTGTVGVKPTYGGVSRYGAIALASSLDQIGPCSRTVLDSALLHDVIAGHDPRDSTSLTDPWPSMAEAARRGDVKGLRIGVVSQLSGEGFQPGVLERFREAVAALESAGAEIVEVSLPSLEYAISAYYLIMPAEASSNLAKFDSVRFGLRVNPPGGGTVEDVMSATREVGFGAEAKRRIILGTYALSAGYYDAYYGSAQKVRTLVQRDFAAAFAQADVLVSPTAPTTAFRLGEKTEDPMAMYLGDIATIPANLAGIPGMSVPVGLAAEDGLPVGLQLLAPAREDAQLYRVGAVVEGLLESRWGAPLLTKAPDLTPGEMAAAEGGAV; from the coding sequence ATGCAGCACGCCCACGAGATCATCCGCCTCGACGCCTCGGCCCTGGCCGAGAAGCTCGCCGCGGGCGAGGTGTCGAGCGTCGAGGCCACGCGCGCGCACCTCGACCGCATCGGCGCCGTCGACGGCGACGTCCACGCGTTCCTGCACACCGATTCCGAGCTGAGCCTCGCGGCAGCGGAGGAGATCGACCGCCGCCGCGCCGCGGGCGAGCAGCTCCACGCCCTCGCGGGCGTCCCGCTCGCCGTGAAGGACGTCATCGTCACGAACGACATGCCCACCACGAGCGGCAGCCGCATCCTCGAGGGCTGGCGACCGCCGTACGACGCGACCGTCATGACGAAGGTGCGCGCAGCGGGCCTGGTGCCGATCGGCAAGACGAACATGGACGAGTTCGCGATGGGCTCGAGCACCGAGCACTCCGCCTACGGTCCCACCCGCAACCCGTGGGACCTCGAGCGCATCCCCGGCGGATCGGGCGGAGGCTCCGCCGCCGCGGTCGCGGCCTTCGAGGCGCCCCTCGCCCTCGGCAGCGACACGGGCGGCTCCATCCGCCAGCCCGCGCACCTCACCGGCACGGTGGGCGTCAAGCCCACCTACGGCGGCGTCAGCCGCTACGGCGCGATCGCGCTGGCGTCGTCGCTCGACCAGATCGGACCGTGCAGCCGCACCGTGCTCGACTCCGCGCTGCTGCACGACGTCATCGCCGGTCACGATCCCCGCGACTCCACCTCGCTCACCGACCCGTGGCCGTCGATGGCCGAGGCGGCCCGTCGAGGCGACGTCAAGGGACTGCGCATCGGCGTCGTCTCACAGCTGAGCGGAGAGGGCTTCCAGCCCGGTGTGCTCGAGCGCTTCCGCGAGGCCGTGGCCGCTCTCGAGTCGGCCGGGGCGGAGATCGTCGAGGTCAGCCTGCCGAGCCTCGAGTACGCCATCTCGGCGTACTACCTGATCATGCCCGCCGAGGCGTCGTCGAACCTGGCGAAGTTCGACTCGGTGAGGTTCGGCCTGCGCGTGAACCCGCCCGGGGGCGGCACCGTGGAGGACGTCATGTCGGCCACCCGCGAGGTGGGCTTCGGCGCCGAGGCCAAGCGCCGCATCATCCTGGGCACCTACGCGCTCAGCGCCGGCTACTACGACGCCTACTACGGCAGCGCCCAGAAGGTGCGCACGCTCGTCCAGCGCGACTTCGCGGCGGCGTTCGCGCAGGCCGACGTGCTCGTGTCGCCCACCGCGCCCACGACCGCGTTCCGGCTCGGCGAGAAGACCGAGGACCCGATGGCCATGTACCTCGGTGACATCGCCACGATCCCCGCGAACCTGGCGGGCATCCCGGGGATGTCCGTCCCGGTGGGCCTCGCCGCCGAGGACGGCCTGCCCGTCGGCCTCCAGCTGCTCGCCCCTGCCAGGGAGGACGCGCAGCTCTACCGCGTCGGCGCCGTGGTCGAGGGACTGCTCGAGTCGCGCTGGGGGGCTCCGCTCCTGACGAAGGCGCCCGACCTGACCCCGGGCGAGATGGCTGCTGCAGAGGGAGGGGCGGTCTGA
- the gatC gene encoding Asp-tRNA(Asn)/Glu-tRNA(Gln) amidotransferase subunit GatC, translated as MSEITTEQVAHLASLARIALTPDEIQSLTSDLRSIVDDVAKVSEVATPDVPATSHPIPLENVFRDDVPGETLTTEQALAGAPDHDGSRFRVTAILGEEQ; from the coding sequence ATGTCCGAGATAACCACCGAGCAGGTCGCCCATCTGGCGAGTCTGGCTCGCATCGCGCTGACACCCGACGAGATCCAGAGCCTCACCAGCGACCTGCGCTCGATCGTCGACGACGTCGCGAAGGTCTCCGAGGTCGCCACGCCCGACGTGCCGGCGACGAGCCACCCCATCCCGCTCGAGAACGTCTTCCGCGACGACGTGCCCGGCGAGACGCTGACCACCGAGCAGGCGCTCGCCGGGGCCCCCGACCACGACGGATCGCGGTTCCGGGTCACCGCGATCCTCGGTGAGGAGCAGTGA